From the Lysobacterales bacterium genome, one window contains:
- a CDS encoding ABC transporter permease produces the protein MNTALRLLNRLGRRTVTAVDAVGYAAGLLGESLAFVVAGRRRGQPVRLAAVVEQMRQVGADAIPIVLLLSFTVGLMLAIQFIATLSEFGAQSQVVLAVAKSVTREFGVLITGILVAGRSGSAFAARIGSMSVSQEVDALGVMGIDPVRYLVAPALIAMLLMLPVLTLLSDFAAILGAALYSAPMLDMSVQTYLAQTLAQLTPRDVYEGLSKSVVFALLITVIGVATGFSVTGGAEGVGRATTRAVVMSITAIVIADMVFSFFLNR, from the coding sequence ATGAACACCGCGCTGCGATTGCTGAACCGGCTCGGGCGTCGCACCGTGACAGCGGTCGATGCGGTCGGCTATGCAGCGGGGCTGCTGGGCGAGTCGCTCGCCTTCGTGGTTGCCGGTCGGCGTCGCGGCCAACCGGTCCGGCTGGCGGCCGTGGTCGAACAGATGCGCCAGGTCGGAGCCGACGCGATCCCGATCGTGCTGCTGCTGTCGTTCACCGTCGGGCTGATGCTGGCGATCCAGTTCATCGCGACCCTGAGCGAATTCGGCGCGCAGTCGCAGGTTGTGCTGGCGGTCGCGAAATCGGTGACGCGCGAATTCGGCGTGCTGATCACCGGCATCCTCGTGGCCGGACGTTCCGGCTCCGCATTCGCGGCGCGCATCGGTTCGATGTCGGTGTCGCAGGAAGTCGATGCGCTGGGCGTGATGGGCATCGATCCGGTGCGCTACCTGGTGGCGCCGGCATTGATCGCGATGCTGCTGATGCTGCCGGTACTGACCCTCCTCAGCGACTTTGCCGCGATCCTCGGCGCCGCGCTGTATTCGGCGCCGATGCTCGACATGAGCGTGCAGACCTACCTGGCCCAGACGCTGGCGCAACTGACGCCGCGTGATGTCTACGAAGGCCTGTCGAAAAGTGTCGTGTTCGCGCTGTTGATCACGGTGATCGGCGTTGCCACCGGGTTCTCGGTGACCGGCGGCGCCGAGGGCGTGGGCCGTGCGACCACGCGCGCGGTGGTCATGTCGATCACCGCCATCGTCATCGCCGACATGGTCTTCAGCTTCTTCCTGAACCGATGA
- a CDS encoding STAS domain-containing protein — MEKGCELGRDGDWAILRVWGEVDLSWSQDVRKQVLDAYARVKSLAVQLDGVSYIDSSGIAALVEGFQHARAKGGRFALLAPSESVRAVLELARLDRVFPIFVDLAAARAA, encoded by the coding sequence ATGGAAAAGGGATGTGAACTTGGACGCGACGGTGACTGGGCAATCCTGCGCGTCTGGGGCGAGGTCGACCTGTCGTGGTCGCAGGACGTGCGCAAGCAGGTGCTCGACGCCTACGCCCGGGTGAAGTCGCTGGCGGTGCAGCTCGACGGGGTCAGCTACATCGATTCGTCGGGCATCGCCGCATTGGTCGAGGGCTTTCAGCACGCGCGTGCGAAGGGCGGCCGCTTTGCCCTGCTGGCGCCAAGTGAATCGGTGCGGGCCGTTCTCGAGCTGGCGCGCCTTGATCGCGTGTTCCCGATCTTCGTCGACCTTGCGGCCGCACGCGCGGCATGA
- a CDS encoding ATP-binding protein, which translates to MSAPPLLRVEFPARAESLAEVRAAVNRTLLALAVDARVLARIVLAIDEACANIIRHAYRGCSEGRIELRIERHRGRLRFRLRDHAPAVDPGCLKPRDLSVCRPGGLGINIIDETMDYWRLRPLKRRCGNVLTMVRRLQARNA; encoded by the coding sequence ATGAGCGCGCCGCCGCTGCTGCGCGTCGAGTTTCCGGCGCGCGCCGAATCGCTGGCCGAGGTCCGCGCTGCGGTGAATCGCACCCTGCTGGCGCTGGCCGTCGATGCACGCGTTCTCGCGCGCATCGTGCTGGCGATCGACGAGGCTTGCGCGAACATCATCCGCCACGCCTACCGAGGCTGCAGCGAAGGCCGCATCGAGTTGCGGATCGAACGCCATCGCGGTCGCCTGCGCTTCCGTTTGCGCGATCATGCGCCGGCGGTCGATCCCGGGTGCCTGAAACCGCGCGACTTGAGTGTCTGCCGACCGGGCGGGCTCGGCATCAACATCATCGATGAAACCATGGACTACTGGCGGCTGCGACCGCTGAAGCGCCGTTGCGGCAATGTGCTGACGATGGTGCGACGACTGCAGGCGAGGAATGCATGA
- a CDS encoding SpoIIE family protein phosphatase: MNAPPILERSSGRRGNDTALALVADLAQALASSLDLNAALNLALSRIVGVLGAQGGAVFLIDAASNELVCHACAGPVDIHGVRIPADRGIVGRAFSTGQCQIVRDALSDPDFTGAIDRITGVRTLSMLGAPLMTAQGPIGVLQVINKRDGALFDESDRDLLRALAAPAALAASNAALTRSLIEHDRIRRELQLARRMQRSLLPMRRRGGFPVLAINRPAREISGDFYDFFDLPDGRIGFAVGDVAGKGLDAAFLMVRCASLLRFAGKEGLSPSVWLARANDDLCETVAGGTFVCAAVGYFDPTTRTAIWANAGFPPVLLHGRGGSELFRAEGPPLGIVPGMEFPSQQAQLDDRSLYLFSDGVTDARDARRQILGVDGVVDLVARHAQWRPETRLRRIVGELRRRQLGDDTTLLMIEAAA, encoded by the coding sequence ATGAACGCGCCGCCGATCCTTGAACGCAGCTCGGGTCGGCGCGGCAACGATACGGCGCTGGCCCTGGTGGCCGACTTGGCACAGGCGCTGGCGTCGTCGCTGGATTTGAATGCCGCGCTGAATCTGGCCTTGTCGCGCATCGTCGGCGTGCTCGGCGCGCAGGGCGGTGCGGTGTTCCTGATTGATGCCGCCAGCAACGAACTGGTCTGCCACGCCTGCGCGGGTCCGGTCGATATCCATGGAGTGCGCATTCCCGCCGATCGCGGCATCGTCGGGCGTGCCTTCAGCACCGGGCAATGTCAGATCGTGCGCGATGCGTTGTCCGATCCGGATTTCACCGGTGCGATCGATCGCATCACCGGCGTACGCACCTTGTCGATGCTCGGCGCACCGCTGATGACCGCGCAGGGCCCGATCGGCGTGTTGCAGGTGATCAACAAGCGCGATGGTGCGCTGTTCGACGAATCCGACCGCGATCTGTTGCGGGCGCTCGCGGCACCGGCCGCGCTCGCCGCCAGCAATGCGGCACTCACCCGCAGCCTGATCGAGCACGATCGCATTCGTCGCGAATTGCAGCTGGCGCGGCGAATGCAGCGTTCATTGCTGCCGATGCGCCGCCGCGGCGGCTTTCCGGTGCTCGCGATCAATCGCCCGGCGCGCGAGATCTCCGGCGACTTCTACGACTTCTTCGACCTGCCCGATGGACGCATCGGTTTCGCTGTCGGTGATGTCGCCGGCAAGGGCCTTGATGCCGCATTCCTGATGGTGCGTTGCGCGAGCCTGCTGCGATTCGCCGGCAAGGAAGGGCTGTCGCCATCGGTCTGGCTGGCGCGCGCGAATGACGACCTGTGCGAGACCGTGGCCGGAGGTACCTTCGTCTGCGCAGCCGTAGGTTACTTCGACCCGACGACGCGGACCGCGATCTGGGCGAATGCCGGGTTTCCGCCGGTATTGCTGCACGGTCGCGGCGGCAGCGAATTGTTTCGTGCCGAAGGTCCGCCGCTCGGCATCGTGCCCGGCATGGAATTTCCGTCGCAACAGGCGCAGCTCGATGACCGGAGCTTGTACCTGTTTTCGGACGGCGTGACCGATGCACGTGATGCGCGGCGACAGATTCTCGGCGTCGATGGTGTCGTCGATCTGGTTGCGCGCCATGCGCAATGGCGTCCGGAAACACGGCTGCGGCGCATTGTCGGCGAACTGCGCCGACGCCAGCTCGGCGACGACACGACCTTGCTGATGATCGAGGCCGCCGCATGA
- a CDS encoding phosphatidylcholine/phosphatidylserine synthase, whose product MSESPIVPARHPGIYLLPNLFTTAGMMGGFFAIISAFNGRYTEAAIAVFIAGLLDGVDGRVARMTNTQSDFGVQYDSLADLVSFGVAPAMVMYAWALSTLKGYGPVMGKVGWAAAFVYTACAAMRLARFNTQVGVIDKRYFQGLASPASAALMMSFVWTMNDHAISGSSVAFVALGVTVVAAILMVSRLRYWSFKTKPESERVPFIWIPLALGIIVLLVIDPPRVLLGIAVVYVAHGPLLTLWGMRKRRERPAAP is encoded by the coding sequence ATGAGCGAATCCCCGATCGTACCCGCGCGTCACCCCGGCATTTACCTGCTGCCGAACCTGTTCACGACCGCCGGCATGATGGGCGGCTTTTTCGCGATCATCTCGGCCTTCAACGGCCGTTACACCGAAGCGGCGATCGCGGTCTTCATCGCCGGGTTGCTGGACGGCGTCGACGGTCGCGTCGCCCGCATGACCAATACCCAGAGCGACTTCGGCGTGCAGTACGACTCGCTGGCCGATCTCGTCAGCTTCGGCGTGGCGCCGGCGATGGTGATGTACGCATGGGCCTTGTCCACACTGAAAGGCTACGGCCCGGTAATGGGCAAGGTCGGCTGGGCCGCAGCGTTCGTCTACACGGCCTGCGCCGCGATGCGCCTGGCCCGTTTCAACACCCAGGTCGGGGTGATCGACAAGCGCTACTTCCAGGGGTTGGCGAGTCCGGCGTCGGCCGCGCTGATGATGTCTTTCGTCTGGACCATGAACGACCATGCCATCTCCGGCTCCAGCGTCGCCTTCGTGGCGCTCGGCGTGACCGTGGTCGCCGCGATCCTGATGGTGTCGCGTCTGCGCTACTGGAGCTTCAAGACCAAGCCCGAATCGGAGCGAGTGCCCTTCATCTGGATCCCGTTGGCGCTCGGCATCATCGTGCTGCTGGTGATCGATCCGCCGCGCGTGCTGCTCGGCATCGCGGTGGTGTATGTCGCGCATGGCCCGCTGCTGACGCTTTGGGGCATGCGCAAGCGGCGCGAGCGTCCTGCGGCGCCTTGA
- a CDS encoding DUF4124 domain-containing protein — MKAQLAVSLFATMLLVAPVHAEKFYKWQDDQGTWHYSKTPPKEVDAKALDVRAKGATPTEAELADKAAAEKAAASKAMTSGSDSANCKRARDNLAILLNNTQVQKDTDGDGKEEILSEDEQMAEVSATRRQVEKYCGN, encoded by the coding sequence ATGAAAGCGCAGCTCGCAGTCAGCCTTTTCGCCACGATGTTGCTGGTCGCACCGGTCCACGCCGAGAAGTTCTACAAATGGCAGGATGACCAAGGCACCTGGCATTACAGCAAGACGCCGCCCAAGGAGGTGGACGCCAAGGCGCTGGACGTGCGCGCGAAGGGCGCCACGCCGACGGAAGCCGAACTGGCTGACAAGGCGGCCGCCGAGAAAGCCGCGGCCAGCAAGGCAATGACCAGCGGCAGCGACTCGGCCAACTGCAAGCGCGCCCGCGACAACCTCGCCATCCTGCTGAACAACACCCAGGTCCAGAAAGACACTGACGGCGACGGCAAGGAAGAGATCCTGTCCGAGGACGAACAGATGGCCGAGGTCTCGGCCACGCGCCGCCAAGTCGAGAAATACTGCGGCAATTGA
- a CDS encoding DUF4124 domain-containing protein codes for MELETRHVIGGVLVALAIGGGYAWYQRSPQPDQTSAPAQFPAASDPGQDDRAPVLYKWQDDGGVWNYTDQPPADRPFERITGTPNVNSVPTVVPDSGLVEPSPPPAH; via the coding sequence ATGGAACTGGAGACGCGCCACGTGATCGGCGGCGTGCTGGTCGCACTCGCGATCGGCGGCGGGTATGCCTGGTACCAACGCAGCCCGCAGCCGGATCAGACCAGCGCGCCGGCCCAGTTCCCTGCGGCGTCCGACCCCGGCCAGGATGACCGGGCACCCGTCCTGTACAAATGGCAGGACGACGGCGGCGTCTGGAACTACACCGACCAGCCGCCCGCCGATCGCCCGTTCGAGCGCATTACCGGCACCCCGAATGTCAATTCGGTGCCCACCGTGGTGCCGGACAGCGGCCTGGTTGAACCGAGCCCGCCACCTGCGCACTAG